One part of the Paenibacillus silvisoli genome encodes these proteins:
- a CDS encoding carbohydrate ABC transporter permease, whose amino-acid sequence MIQPYSWSRKLFVGFNYTLLAVLSLICLLPLLNVFSVSLSSAAAIEAGKVTLWPVDFTTKAYEFVMRKNEFLVSMGISAKRVALGVSINMLLTMLTAYPLSKEAANLKFRTGYAWFFVFTMLFSGGLIPSYMVVRNLHMLDSIWALVLPGALPVFNVILMLNFFRGLPKELSESAFIDGAGHWQTLWRIIVPLSLPSIATVTLFAIVMHWNEWFYGLIYMNDPIHYPLASYLQTIVVRMDMSSISDPSMILLLSKLNDRSVRAAQIFLGMVPVLCVYPFLQRYFMSGMTLGSVKE is encoded by the coding sequence ATGATTCAACCCTACTCATGGAGCCGCAAGCTGTTCGTAGGCTTCAATTATACGCTGCTTGCGGTCTTGTCTCTTATATGTCTGCTGCCTTTGCTTAACGTCTTCTCCGTTTCCTTAAGCTCGGCCGCCGCGATCGAAGCGGGCAAAGTTACCTTATGGCCGGTCGATTTCACTACGAAGGCGTACGAGTTCGTTATGAGGAAGAACGAGTTTTTGGTCTCGATGGGCATATCGGCAAAGCGCGTGGCGCTTGGCGTCTCCATCAACATGCTGTTAACGATGCTTACGGCCTATCCGCTGTCCAAGGAAGCGGCGAACTTAAAGTTCCGAACGGGATACGCCTGGTTCTTCGTCTTCACGATGTTGTTCTCCGGCGGATTAATTCCATCCTATATGGTGGTCCGTAATTTGCATATGCTGGACAGTATCTGGGCGCTTGTGCTCCCTGGGGCGCTTCCGGTATTCAATGTCATTCTGATGCTCAACTTTTTCAGAGGCTTGCCGAAGGAGCTGTCGGAGTCGGCGTTCATTGACGGCGCCGGACATTGGCAGACGCTCTGGCGCATTATCGTGCCGCTCTCGTTGCCGTCGATTGCAACGGTAACGCTGTTCGCGATCGTCATGCACTGGAACGAATGGTTTTATGGGCTCATCTATATGAACGATCCGATCCACTATCCGCTCGCCAGCTACTTACAGACCATTGTCGTCCGGATGGATATGTCCTCCATATCCGACCCCTCGATGATTCTATTGTTATCGAAGTTGAACGATCGCTCGGTACGCGCTGCCCAAATATTCCTCGGCATGGTGCCGGTGCTGTGCGTCTATCCGTTCCTGCAGCGGTACTTCATGAGCGGCATGACGCTTGGAAGCGTCAAGGAGTAA
- a CDS encoding heparinase II/III domain-containing protein: MLNERYGSSRLEELGFGDGPYAPFPKAEDREDWGSISSETRERWLRHADRYADYGWPVLKVSDYRAYWTSGDLSRLSLAYFERRSVLGILVIAECMEGEGKYLDQILNGIFAICEETTWVFPGHRSHWKEFDTQESIPSSTEYGVELSSVETARLLLWTRYLLGSKFDAISPRINERIVRETKERVLTPYLEHDDYWWQGFTPGERINNWNPWCNGPVLAGFLLIEEDPEVRSAGIAKVMRSLDAFIATYPADGCCDEGPSYWSAAAGGLYECLEMLSLASQGRFDIFGEQIVKDIGAYIPKVHIHGDYYVAFADCDAKANPSGGCVYRYGVSAGDESLVRLGASLPPSRDPSTRIWFNLYAYARDLFAEKERLAQEGKAPYMRDAWFGVTQVMTAREQEGTEQGLYVAAKGGNNGEAHNHNDVGSFLVFADGYPLLVDLGTEEYKAQTFSARRYELWYLQSQYHNLPTVRGVLQRDGGQYKARYAEYSQQGGRSELRMDIAGAYPEEAGIAAWERTVRLDRDGVPSVTVGDVFSMKDGAPAEMFHSLVTPCDPIIGGEGSGEILLTYAPGKQAVIRYDAEQLRARIEKIDHMESRLRRNWGDRMYRIVLEERQPVAAGERTIAVTLNRG, from the coding sequence ATGTTAAATGAACGTTACGGCTCGTCGCGACTTGAGGAGCTTGGCTTCGGCGACGGTCCTTACGCGCCGTTCCCGAAGGCGGAAGACCGCGAAGACTGGGGATCGATCTCATCTGAGACAAGAGAGAGATGGCTGCGGCATGCGGACCGTTATGCGGATTATGGGTGGCCGGTTCTTAAGGTGTCGGACTATCGCGCCTATTGGACGAGCGGCGACTTATCGCGCCTCAGTCTTGCCTACTTCGAACGGAGAAGCGTGCTTGGCATTCTCGTCATCGCCGAATGCATGGAAGGCGAAGGCAAATACTTGGATCAGATTTTAAACGGGATTTTCGCGATCTGCGAGGAGACGACCTGGGTGTTCCCGGGCCATCGCAGCCACTGGAAGGAATTCGATACGCAAGAGAGCATCCCTAGCAGTACGGAATACGGAGTCGAGCTGTCCTCTGTGGAAACGGCGCGGCTTCTCCTATGGACCCGCTATTTGCTTGGAAGCAAGTTCGACGCGATCAGCCCGCGAATCAACGAGCGCATCGTCCGGGAGACGAAGGAGCGGGTTCTGACGCCTTACCTGGAGCATGACGATTACTGGTGGCAGGGCTTCACGCCCGGTGAGCGGATCAACAACTGGAATCCGTGGTGCAACGGCCCGGTGCTGGCGGGATTTCTGCTCATCGAGGAAGATCCGGAGGTCAGGAGCGCGGGGATAGCCAAGGTGATGAGAAGCCTCGACGCATTCATCGCGACTTATCCGGCAGACGGCTGCTGCGACGAAGGGCCGTCTTATTGGAGCGCGGCGGCGGGCGGCCTTTATGAATGTCTGGAGATGCTGTCGCTGGCGTCACAAGGACGTTTCGACATTTTCGGGGAGCAGATCGTGAAGGATATAGGCGCTTATATCCCCAAAGTACACATTCATGGCGATTACTACGTCGCTTTCGCCGATTGCGATGCAAAGGCGAATCCGTCAGGCGGGTGCGTATATCGCTATGGCGTTAGCGCGGGGGATGAGTCGCTCGTCCGTCTCGGCGCCAGCTTGCCGCCAAGCAGAGATCCGAGCACGCGAATTTGGTTTAACCTATACGCCTATGCGCGGGATTTGTTCGCCGAGAAGGAGAGGCTTGCGCAAGAAGGGAAGGCGCCTTACATGCGGGACGCCTGGTTCGGCGTTACCCAAGTGATGACCGCAAGGGAGCAGGAAGGCACCGAGCAAGGCTTGTACGTCGCGGCCAAAGGCGGCAACAACGGGGAGGCGCATAACCATAACGACGTCGGCAGCTTCCTCGTGTTCGCCGACGGCTATCCGCTGCTCGTAGATCTAGGCACGGAGGAATACAAGGCGCAGACGTTCAGCGCGCGGCGTTATGAGCTTTGGTATTTGCAATCGCAGTATCATAACTTGCCGACGGTGCGCGGGGTGCTGCAACGCGACGGCGGGCAGTACAAGGCGCGCTATGCGGAATATTCGCAGCAAGGCGGCCGCTCCGAGCTTCGAATGGATATCGCGGGCGCGTATCCGGAGGAAGCGGGCATTGCGGCTTGGGAGCGTACGGTTCGGCTGGATCGGGACGGCGTCCCCTCTGTGACAGTGGGTGACGTATTTTCCATGAAGGACGGCGCTCCGGCGGAAATGTTCCATTCGTTGGTTACGCCATGCGACCCTATAATCGGGGGCGAGGGCAGCGGCGAGATCCTGCTGACTTACGCGCCTGGCAAGCAGGCGGTCATCCGATACGATGCCGAGCAGCTTCGCGCGCGAATCGAGAAGATCGACCACATGGAAAGCCGACTGCGAAGAAACTGGGGCGACCGCATGTATCGCATCGTGCTGGAGGAACGGCAGCCGGTCGCTGCCGGCGAGAGAACGATAGCCGTTACGCTCAATCGCGGCTGA
- a CDS encoding ROK family protein: MIVTKTKRGTNLEDVQEMNRSLVIRLMRRRSVCSRAELTQASGLNQSTITNIINELISWGIVVETGVIDGKKGRRSIGIKLNCEPYKIIGIRLARKSITVALYDLEGIEYRKQQIPIDMADGPANAFNRMKELIRDMIRSNSVGNVVAIGVVTPGPLFRDEGRIGLMTNFPGWEKINIQDDLMKEFVLPVYIEHDAKAGALAHWWFGKSDQDQGVMIYVAAGQGVGAGIVVDGKVFRGSLGMAGEIGHMSIDFKGPQCECGNRGCLELYCSTSALLKTLNKEYASLKTVWRELQEDDKSETKEAVKQAAWFLGFGLVNIINTFNPDRIILGDELAEAGTLLHDTVKSVINEYVLPDVSSKLTIELASDDMDTMLVGSAIVAIESMLEQPSSYLNLQS; encoded by the coding sequence GTGATTGTTACGAAGACGAAGCGAGGGACGAATCTTGAAGACGTGCAGGAAATGAATCGTTCCTTGGTCATTCGCCTCATGCGAAGAAGGTCGGTATGCTCGAGAGCGGAATTAACCCAAGCCTCCGGACTCAATCAATCGACGATTACGAATATCATTAACGAGCTGATCAGTTGGGGAATCGTGGTGGAGACGGGCGTTATCGACGGCAAGAAGGGGCGGCGTTCCATCGGGATTAAGTTAAATTGCGAGCCATACAAAATCATCGGGATCCGTCTGGCAAGGAAATCGATCACGGTTGCCTTATACGATCTGGAAGGAATCGAATATCGGAAGCAGCAGATTCCGATAGATATGGCGGACGGACCGGCCAATGCCTTCAATCGGATGAAGGAGCTCATTCGGGATATGATCCGTTCCAATTCGGTCGGAAACGTCGTAGCTATAGGCGTGGTTACGCCCGGTCCGCTGTTTCGCGATGAAGGTCGGATCGGTCTGATGACGAATTTCCCCGGATGGGAAAAAATAAACATTCAGGACGACTTAATGAAGGAGTTCGTCCTCCCCGTCTATATCGAACACGACGCTAAAGCAGGGGCGCTGGCGCATTGGTGGTTCGGTAAATCCGATCAGGACCAAGGCGTTATGATCTACGTGGCCGCAGGCCAAGGCGTTGGAGCGGGAATCGTCGTAGACGGCAAAGTCTTCCGAGGATCGCTCGGCATGGCGGGCGAAATCGGCCATATGAGCATCGATTTCAAAGGTCCCCAGTGCGAATGCGGCAATAGAGGATGTCTGGAGCTATACTGCTCCACATCGGCTCTGCTGAAAACGTTAAATAAGGAGTACGCCTCGCTCAAGACGGTATGGAGAGAATTGCAGGAGGATGACAAGAGCGAAACGAAAGAGGCTGTTAAACAAGCGGCCTGGTTTCTTGGTTTCGGTCTCGTCAACATCATCAATACCTTTAATCCGGACCGGATCATCCTTGGCGATGAGCTGGCCGAAGCGGGGACATTGCTTCACGATACGGTGAAATCGGTCATTAACGAGTACGTGCTGCCCGATGTATCGAGCAAATTGACCATTGAGCTTGCTTCTGATGATATGGACACCATGCTGGTCGGCTCGGCGATCGTAGCGATCGAGAGCATGTTGGAGCAGCCGTCCAGCTATTTGAACCTGCAAAGCTAA
- a CDS encoding cache domain-containing sensor histidine kinase, with the protein MINIRKFHRNFTFNLKLRYKLSLVYMAIIIIPIVVVGEYSYQKSEGFMIKEAESSLEKELNQVTEDINYKLDLSRKESDALFNNKQLRTALMTDFSEDIQGLNEAYIDVIDPTFYDLRLIQPSADIMIYTTNQSLLSGNRNIASIDEIADNPNYKKLLMNEIQFSWLPTSSMVKVNQNSDLGYYTFRDKVGGTDTQYEKILTFSRSINSYNGSLLGIADMYIPVKMLDDVFNNLKLSADSAGIYIDEKRQVITSFGHGSIADSSVSTVLSSNSRFGTIKDKDHILVYGKTPLNHGTILISYPKSYITDQIASIRNITRLTIALSIVLVAIASFLLANLITKRLDKLMDKIKHIRDTGNTDITFNTPGHDEVADIGKLLNTMISRINKLTDEQLEAEVAKKAMEMEILQAQINPHFLYNSLSSMKWAVNTPKYKDLNGVIDSLVRFYRLSLNKGNETIRVQDELQLIKEYVHVQKFTYDANYEVEWDIDEQAAECTCMKLILQPFVENAILHGLNPKKNDGLLRIAAYLEGGSIFFIIDDNGLGFDARTLNSSASSELKQLYKGFGIENSRKRIKLAYGDQYDVTVKSQPSAGTRVIIEIPAAAPDAFKKKLSS; encoded by the coding sequence ATGATCAACATTCGGAAGTTTCATCGCAATTTTACGTTTAACCTCAAGCTGCGCTATAAGCTGTCTCTCGTTTATATGGCGATTATTATTATCCCGATCGTCGTCGTCGGCGAATATTCGTACCAGAAGTCGGAAGGCTTCATGATCAAGGAGGCCGAATCTTCGCTGGAGAAGGAACTGAACCAGGTCACGGAGGATATTAATTATAAGCTGGATCTAAGCCGCAAGGAGAGCGATGCCCTCTTCAATAACAAGCAGCTGCGAACCGCGCTGATGACGGATTTCAGCGAGGATATTCAAGGGCTCAACGAAGCCTATATCGACGTAATCGATCCAACCTTCTATGATCTTCGGCTTATTCAGCCGTCAGCCGACATTATGATCTATACGACCAATCAATCGCTGCTGAGCGGCAACCGCAACATCGCCAGCATTGATGAAATTGCGGACAATCCCAACTACAAGAAGCTCCTGATGAATGAAATCCAGTTCTCCTGGCTCCCTACCTCTTCTATGGTCAAAGTCAACCAAAACAGCGATCTCGGTTATTACACCTTTAGAGATAAAGTGGGGGGCACGGACACGCAATACGAGAAGATTCTTACTTTCTCAAGAAGCATCAATAGCTATAACGGCTCGCTATTGGGCATTGCCGATATGTATATACCTGTCAAGATGCTGGATGATGTATTCAATAATTTGAAGCTGTCTGCGGATAGCGCGGGGATCTATATCGATGAGAAACGGCAGGTGATTACAAGCTTTGGGCATGGATCGATTGCGGATAGCTCCGTTAGCACCGTCCTGTCCAGCAACAGCAGGTTTGGCACGATTAAGGATAAGGACCATATTCTCGTATACGGGAAGACACCGCTTAATCATGGCACGATTCTAATCTCTTACCCGAAGAGCTATATTACGGATCAGATTGCTTCCATTCGCAATATCACCCGGCTGACGATTGCGTTGTCGATTGTGCTGGTCGCCATTGCCTCCTTCCTCCTGGCGAATCTCATTACGAAGCGCCTCGACAAGCTGATGGATAAGATTAAGCATATCCGTGATACCGGTAATACGGATATTACGTTCAATACGCCAGGTCATGATGAAGTAGCGGATATCGGGAAACTGCTGAACACGATGATCTCTAGGATCAATAAGCTGACAGATGAACAGCTGGAAGCAGAAGTGGCGAAGAAAGCGATGGAGATGGAAATTCTCCAAGCGCAGATCAATCCCCACTTCCTGTACAACTCCCTGTCCTCCATGAAATGGGCGGTGAACACGCCGAAATACAAGGATCTCAACGGAGTCATCGATTCGCTTGTCCGCTTCTACCGGCTCAGCTTGAATAAAGGAAATGAAACGATCCGGGTTCAGGATGAGCTGCAGCTCATTAAGGAGTATGTCCATGTGCAGAAGTTTACCTATGACGCGAATTATGAGGTGGAATGGGACATCGATGAGCAGGCAGCTGAATGTACCTGCATGAAGCTTATTTTGCAGCCTTTCGTGGAGAACGCCATCCTGCACGGTTTGAACCCGAAGAAGAACGACGGACTACTGAGAATTGCAGCTTATCTCGAAGGCGGCAGCATCTTCTTCATCATTGATGATAACGGTTTAGGCTTCGATGCAAGAACGCTGAATTCCAGCGCCTCCTCCGAGCTGAAGCAGCTGTATAAAGGCTTCGGCATCGAAAATTCCCGCAAACGGATTAAGCTTGCCTACGGCGATCAATACGATGTCACCGTCAAAAGCCAGCCGTCCGCAGGGACACGGGTCATCATCGAGATTCCTGCAGCGGCCCCTGATGCGTTTAAGAAGAAGCTGTCCAGCTAA
- a CDS encoding response regulator: protein MDHYALKLLIVDDKPVEREGIRDIFNWGSIGINIVGEAENGMEGIEKARQLRPDIIITDIVMPQFDGFKMIEEIRSFLPDIKVIFISCFDNFNFVKSAIDLDAMGYVLKPIISGELLATVSKVTGIHIRELERRKEEEDLLRRLRESLPILREQFYKDMLLGKFESSHEVWDKNKFLDARMKPGTYVVMMTELDGYSGKLGESSEISKQLLHMKAAECIEKICMESGLGSSFCIAAMDKARFALILQDSEDSAKDFTTEAIADKLKSGIYSQFGLDLTIGVSSPTTDILQIGRRYQEACDALKFKSYLGANQTINYADIYSDSSPNELNTFNAVAVQNELKYLLKTGERSEISKFVDDLFQHDSDEMNRQYIQFVCISVISYIQIHLLELNESLSSIFDHEFVVFEKISQLNTIPELQQWLKSMIESVSAHLNSKHRKKNKKVIDTIQAFMDEHYFEELSVSSIASKVYLSPCYTNYIFRKETGETLMEHLAGIRIEEAKKLLRGSLLKVYEISEKVGYKNNSYFSTVFKERCGMTPLEYRDKGIL from the coding sequence ATGGATCATTATGCACTCAAACTATTGATTGTTGACGACAAGCCTGTTGAACGTGAAGGCATTCGGGACATTTTCAACTGGGGCAGCATCGGAATCAACATTGTCGGCGAAGCGGAGAACGGTATGGAAGGCATCGAAAAAGCAAGACAGCTGCGTCCCGATATTATCATCACGGATATCGTCATGCCCCAATTCGATGGCTTCAAAATGATCGAGGAGATCCGTTCCTTCCTCCCCGACATTAAAGTCATCTTCATCAGCTGTTTCGATAACTTTAATTTTGTGAAATCCGCAATTGACCTCGATGCGATGGGATATGTGCTTAAGCCAATCATTTCGGGAGAGCTGTTGGCTACGGTAAGCAAGGTGACCGGCATCCATATTCGCGAGCTGGAGCGGCGCAAGGAAGAAGAGGATTTGCTCAGGCGTCTGAGAGAGAGCCTCCCTATTTTGAGAGAGCAATTCTATAAGGATATGCTGCTCGGCAAATTCGAATCGAGCCACGAGGTCTGGGACAAAAACAAATTCCTTGACGCACGCATGAAGCCGGGCACGTACGTTGTGATGATGACAGAGCTTGACGGCTACAGCGGAAAGCTCGGTGAATCGTCCGAAATTTCGAAGCAGCTGCTTCATATGAAAGCCGCCGAGTGTATCGAGAAAATTTGCATGGAGTCGGGTCTCGGCAGCAGCTTCTGTATCGCCGCGATGGATAAAGCGAGATTCGCGCTTATTTTGCAAGATTCGGAGGACAGCGCGAAGGATTTCACGACGGAGGCGATCGCCGACAAGCTGAAGAGCGGCATCTACAGCCAGTTCGGACTAGATCTTACGATCGGCGTAAGCAGTCCGACTACGGACATTCTACAGATCGGACGCCGCTATCAGGAGGCTTGCGATGCGCTTAAATTCAAGTCCTATCTCGGTGCCAATCAGACGATCAATTATGCCGATATTTACAGCGACAGCAGTCCAAACGAACTCAACACCTTTAATGCCGTCGCCGTACAGAACGAATTGAAGTATCTGCTCAAGACCGGCGAACGCTCCGAAATCAGCAAGTTCGTCGATGACCTGTTTCAGCATGACAGCGACGAAATGAACCGCCAGTACATTCAGTTCGTCTGTATCAGTGTCATTTCGTATATCCAAATCCATCTCCTCGAGCTGAACGAAAGCTTAAGCAGCATTTTTGATCATGAATTCGTCGTCTTCGAGAAGATCTCGCAGCTGAACACGATCCCTGAGCTGCAGCAGTGGCTGAAATCCATGATTGAGTCCGTCAGCGCTCATCTCAATTCGAAACACCGCAAGAAAAACAAGAAGGTGATCGATACGATTCAGGCCTTTATGGATGAGCATTATTTTGAAGAGCTATCCGTATCCAGCATTGCCTCGAAGGTGTACTTGAGTCCTTGCTATACGAACTATATCTTCAGGAAGGAAACCGGCGAAACGCTTATGGAGCACCTCGCCGGCATCCGAATTGAGGAAGCCAAGAAGCTGCTAAGAGGCTCTCTGCTGAAGGTATACGAGATTTCCGAGAAGGTCGGTTACAAGAACAATTCTTATTTCAGCACTGTATTCAAGGAACGATGCGGCATGACGCCGCTCGAATACCGCGACAAAGGGATCCTATGA
- a CDS encoding ABC transporter permease — translation MELTAQPEANVKQVPGVKRRELLRTIRSQKWLLLFVTPAVVLTFVFSYLPMFGNIIAFQDYDIVKGFFGSPFVGFKHFKELFQDPHSLLVIKNTVILSTCNIIFTFPAPILLALLLNELRSMVFKRSVQTISYLPHFISWVIILGFYKEMTSIDGGLFNEIKMYLYGGEPVMFQAKAGWFLPVVVISNIWKEIGWNTIIFLAALSGIDQQLYEAAAIDGAGKLKRILHITLPGILPTIMILLILSLSHIFGTNFDQVYNLINVHIQDKVDVLETYVFTEGIEKARFPFATAVGLFQGVISFILVVVSNKLSKKFTEISIW, via the coding sequence ATGGAATTGACAGCCCAACCGGAAGCGAATGTCAAGCAGGTGCCGGGTGTGAAGCGAAGAGAGCTTCTACGAACGATAAGGAGCCAGAAGTGGCTGTTATTGTTTGTAACGCCCGCGGTCGTGCTGACCTTCGTTTTCTCGTATTTGCCGATGTTTGGCAATATCATTGCGTTTCAGGATTATGACATTGTGAAAGGGTTTTTTGGAAGCCCTTTCGTAGGCTTCAAGCACTTTAAGGAGCTCTTCCAGGATCCGCATTCGTTACTCGTTATCAAGAATACGGTCATCTTGAGTACATGCAACATCATTTTCACTTTTCCGGCGCCGATCCTGCTTGCCTTGCTCCTCAACGAGCTGCGTAGCATGGTATTTAAACGGTCGGTGCAGACGATTTCGTATCTGCCTCATTTTATTTCGTGGGTCATCATACTGGGCTTCTATAAGGAAATGACTTCGATTGACGGGGGCTTGTTCAATGAAATCAAGATGTATCTCTACGGGGGAGAGCCTGTCATGTTTCAGGCGAAGGCCGGATGGTTTCTGCCTGTAGTTGTCATCTCGAACATCTGGAAAGAGATCGGCTGGAATACGATCATCTTCCTGGCTGCGCTAAGCGGCATCGACCAGCAGCTCTATGAAGCGGCGGCGATTGACGGGGCCGGTAAGTTGAAGCGGATACTGCATATTACGCTGCCGGGCATTCTGCCGACCATTATGATTCTGCTCATTCTAAGTTTAAGCCATATTTTCGGAACGAACTTCGATCAGGTGTACAACCTCATTAACGTCCATATCCAGGATAAAGTGGACGTGCTCGAAACTTATGTATTTACGGAAGGCATTGAGAAGGCCAGATTCCCGTTTGCAACTGCGGTTGGCCTGTTCCAAGGCGTAATCTCCTTCATTCTCGTCGTCGTATCCAACAAGCTATCCAAGAAATTTACAGAGATTTCGATCTGGTAA
- a CDS encoding carbohydrate ABC transporter permease, whose protein sequence is MNNAISRPTSEKVFDAFNVCAMLLLCAITLYPFLNVLAIALNEGNDSALGGITIFPRHVTFENFKTVFQNKDLLQAGVVTISRTLLGTFLSLLITSLAAYALSKKKLLGRSTILIFMTIPMFIGGTLVSNFIIMHDLHLLNSFFIYIIPGAFSFFNMIIMRTYFYTIPESLEESAKIDGASDVTIFFRIMLPLAMPMIAALGLFIGVGHWNDFFTNLLYITNAKLNTLQFILMRIVKSQDMSNFLDELKNYKPGVTNLKQVTPQSIRNATTVVTVFPIIVIYPFLQKYFIKGMMIGAVKE, encoded by the coding sequence GTGAATAATGCGATAAGCAGACCAACGTCTGAGAAGGTTTTTGATGCATTCAATGTTTGCGCCATGCTGCTGCTTTGCGCAATCACGCTGTATCCTTTTCTGAATGTGCTGGCCATTGCTCTCAATGAGGGAAACGACTCCGCGCTAGGCGGTATAACGATCTTTCCCCGACATGTGACATTCGAGAACTTCAAGACCGTATTCCAGAATAAAGATTTGCTTCAGGCCGGTGTAGTCACGATCAGCAGGACGTTACTCGGTACATTCCTGAGCCTATTGATCACTTCGCTGGCAGCCTATGCCCTGTCGAAGAAGAAGCTGCTCGGCAGAAGCACGATTCTCATCTTCATGACGATACCGATGTTTATTGGCGGTACGCTCGTATCCAACTTTATCATCATGCATGACCTTCACCTGCTGAACAGTTTCTTTATCTATATCATCCCGGGGGCATTCAGCTTCTTCAACATGATCATTATGCGAACATACTTCTACACGATACCGGAAAGTCTGGAGGAATCCGCGAAAATCGACGGAGCCTCCGATGTGACGATCTTTTTCCGCATTATGCTCCCGCTGGCGATGCCGATGATTGCCGCGCTTGGCTTGTTTATCGGCGTTGGCCATTGGAATGATTTCTTCACGAACCTGCTGTACATCACGAACGCGAAATTGAATACGCTTCAATTCATCCTTATGCGGATTGTCAAATCACAGGACATGTCGAACTTCCTGGATGAACTGAAGAATTATAAGCCGGGCGTGACGAACTTAAAGCAGGTTACGCCGCAGTCGATTCGCAACGCGACGACGGTCGTTACGGTGTTCCCGATCATCGTGATCTATCCGTTCCTTCAGAAATATTTCATTAAGGGCATGATGATTGGCGCAGTGAAAGAGTAG